One segment of Vagococcus martis DNA contains the following:
- the hutI gene encoding imidazolonepropionase translates to MQADKILVHFSQIFSPIDKQRALKGSEMSEATIIEDGYIAIKNGKILKIGSGQPDESLIGDHTKIHDYTGKLATPGLIDCHTHLVYGGSRENEFAKKLNGISYLDILKEGGGILSTVRSTKSASFDTLYDKSSHLLDEMLIHGVTTVEAKSGYGLDWETEKRQMNVVKELNHTHPIDLVSTFMAAHAIPEEFNGDGDAFIDQIITEMLPKVKEEKLADFCDIFCETGVFTAEQSRRLLQAAKDLDFKLRIHADEIDSIGGVDVAAELETVSAEHLMAATDEGIKKMSEAGVIGNLLPGTTFSLMADTYAPAKKMLDAGMAITLSTDSNPGSCPTANIQFIMQLGCFKMHLTPIQVFNAVTINAAYSVGLGESIGSFTEGKRADIAVFDAPNIDYPLYFFATNLVEDVYKNGELVSKNRQLV, encoded by the coding sequence ATGCAAGCAGATAAAATATTAGTACATTTTAGTCAAATTTTTTCACCGATAGATAAACAACGCGCTTTAAAAGGAAGCGAAATGTCTGAGGCAACCATTATTGAAGATGGCTATATCGCGATTAAAAATGGTAAAATCCTCAAAATAGGTAGTGGACAACCTGATGAGTCACTAATTGGTGATCATACTAAAATCCATGATTATACAGGAAAACTTGCAACACCAGGATTGATTGATTGCCATACTCACTTAGTATATGGTGGCAGTCGTGAAAATGAATTTGCCAAAAAATTAAATGGTATCTCTTACCTAGATATCTTAAAAGAAGGTGGCGGTATTTTAAGTACCGTACGCTCAACAAAGAGTGCTTCTTTTGACACACTTTACGATAAATCAAGTCATTTATTAGATGAGATGTTAATTCACGGTGTAACAACAGTTGAAGCCAAAAGTGGCTATGGTCTTGATTGGGAAACAGAAAAAAGACAAATGAATGTGGTAAAAGAATTAAATCATACTCATCCAATTGATTTAGTGTCAACATTTATGGCAGCTCATGCCATTCCGGAAGAATTTAATGGAGATGGGGATGCCTTTATCGATCAAATCATCACTGAAATGCTTCCAAAAGTAAAAGAAGAAAAATTAGCAGACTTCTGTGATATATTCTGTGAAACTGGTGTATTTACAGCAGAGCAATCTCGTCGCTTACTTCAAGCAGCAAAAGACTTAGACTTCAAATTACGTATTCATGCTGATGAAATCGACTCAATCGGTGGAGTTGATGTGGCTGCAGAACTTGAAACAGTTAGTGCAGAACATTTAATGGCTGCTACTGATGAAGGAATCAAAAAAATGAGTGAAGCAGGTGTTATTGGTAACTTATTACCAGGAACAACGTTCAGTTTAATGGCTGATACTTATGCTCCAGCTAAAAAAATGTTAGATGCTGGAATGGCCATTACATTGTCTACTGACTCAAACCCTGGAAGCTGCCCAACCGCTAATATCCAATTTATTATGCAACTTGGTTGTTTCAAAATGCATTTAACACCAATCCAAGTATTTAATGCTGTGACAATCAATGCTGCTTATTCAGTTGGTTTAGGAGAATCAATCGGAAGTTTCACAGAAGGAAAACGTGCTGATATTGCCGTATTTGATGCACCAAACATTGATTATCCATTGTATTTCTTTGCAACAAACTTAGTCGAAGACGTTTATAAAAATGGAGAATTGGTTTCAAAAAATCGTCAACTTGTGTAA
- a CDS encoding gluconokinase: protein MYPLAIDVGTTNIKLQIFEKDTIIEELVLPIETFTDRGSRVFQSPAYIYRQIVRGIRTMTQEGYNIDSIVLTTAMHSIMPIVEGRDEEMYIWLDAQSKPFVETIKSEKNYLNYYKKTGTPIHEMSPFAKIGHFQKEKWFKDVIRWVGMKDYLMERLTGEFVVDYSIASATGLFNIHDKKWDAAILKKVGTDESMLAKLVDTDYSAPLLEDVAAELFLTPNIPVYIGASDGCLASYASYVANGTLNTITIGTSGAVRKLSKTIELDDKGQTFCYYLNDTYWVIGGATNNGGQIMTWAEHVFFEGQSIYQELNHSLSQSPIGSDGLLFFPYLTGERAPIWQSTPQGKYIGLSLKHTKHHMVRSIVEGIFYNLRYISELVELEPREITVNGGFFANELLAMMAADIFGQNVVQSVYNEPNFGAVSLIHPVKSFLLSDHRRTFYTEDNHHLYNHSYESFKKELETNVLKNKF from the coding sequence ATGTATCCTTTAGCGATTGACGTTGGGACAACCAATATTAAGTTACAAATTTTTGAAAAAGACACGATTATAGAAGAATTAGTCTTACCAATAGAAACATTTACAGATAGAGGAAGTAGAGTTTTCCAAAGTCCAGCTTATATTTATCGTCAAATTGTACGAGGTATTCGTACCATGACACAAGAGGGTTACAACATTGATTCAATCGTTTTGACAACAGCTATGCATAGTATTATGCCAATAGTTGAGGGACGAGACGAGGAAATGTATATTTGGCTAGATGCGCAAAGCAAGCCATTTGTCGAAACAATAAAATCAGAAAAAAATTATCTGAATTATTATAAAAAAACTGGGACACCCATTCATGAGATGTCACCTTTTGCAAAAATTGGGCATTTCCAAAAAGAAAAATGGTTTAAAGATGTTATTCGTTGGGTTGGGATGAAAGATTACTTAATGGAACGATTGACAGGAGAATTTGTCGTAGATTATTCCATTGCCTCAGCAACAGGCTTATTTAATATCCATGATAAGAAATGGGATGCAGCCATTTTGAAAAAAGTTGGAACAGATGAATCAATGTTAGCTAAGTTAGTTGATACGGATTATTCTGCCCCGCTTCTTGAAGACGTTGCAGCTGAATTATTTTTAACACCAAATATCCCAGTTTATATTGGTGCAAGTGACGGTTGTTTAGCGAGTTATGCGAGTTATGTCGCTAATGGTACGCTTAATACCATCACGATTGGAACAAGTGGCGCGGTGCGTAAATTATCTAAAACAATTGAGTTAGATGATAAAGGACAGACGTTTTGCTATTACTTAAACGATACTTACTGGGTCATTGGTGGTGCGACAAATAATGGCGGACAAATAATGACATGGGCTGAACATGTCTTTTTTGAGGGTCAGTCTATTTATCAAGAGCTAAATCATTCTCTTAGTCAATCACCAATCGGAAGTGACGGTCTACTATTTTTCCCTTATTTAACAGGAGAACGTGCCCCAATTTGGCAATCAACTCCTCAAGGAAAATACATTGGACTCAGTTTAAAACATACTAAACATCATATGGTTAGAAGTATAGTTGAAGGTATTTTTTATAATTTACGCTATATTAGTGAATTAGTTGAATTAGAGCCAAGAGAGATTACGGTAAATGGCGGCTTTTTTGCTAATGAATTATTAGCCATGATGGCAGCCGATATTTTTGGTCAAAATGTTGTTCAATCAGTTTATAATGAACCAAATTTTGGAGCAGTGAGCCTAATTCATCCAGTTAAGTCGTTTTTATTATCAGACCACCGTCGAACATTTTATACGGAAGATAACCATCATTTATATAATCATAGCTATGAATCATTCAAAAAAGAACTAGAAACGAACGTTTTAAAAAATAAATTTTAA
- the purE gene encoding 5-(carboxyamino)imidazole ribonucleotide mutase encodes MSDIAVIMGSKSDWDTMKEACDVLDELNVTYDKKIVSAHRTPELMFAFAQEAESKDYKVIIAGAGGAAHLPGMVAALTTLPVIGVPVESKSLKGMDSLLSIVQMPGGIPVATTAIGKPGAKNAGLLAAQIIGITDKHIRENLHQYRQQLKKTVLESGDSFD; translated from the coding sequence ATGAGTGATATTGCTGTGATAATGGGTAGTAAATCTGATTGGGATACGATGAAAGAAGCATGTGATGTCTTAGATGAACTAAATGTAACGTATGATAAAAAAATTGTGTCAGCTCACCGGACACCAGAGTTAATGTTCGCTTTTGCTCAAGAAGCAGAAAGTAAAGACTATAAAGTCATTATCGCAGGAGCAGGTGGTGCGGCTCATTTACCAGGAATGGTGGCAGCTTTAACGACGTTACCAGTGATTGGTGTACCAGTAGAATCAAAAAGTTTAAAAGGAATGGATTCACTTTTATCAATTGTTCAAATGCCAGGAGGAATTCCTGTCGCAACGACAGCGATTGGTAAACCTGGCGCTAAAAATGCCGGTTTATTAGCAGCTCAAATTATTGGCATCACAGATAAACATATTAGAGAAAATCTGCATCAATATAGACAGCAGTTAAAGAAAACTGTACTAGAAAGTGGTGACTCTTTTGATTAA
- a CDS encoding AAA family ATPase, giving the protein MGNYLNCRLFGTPEVSLDGEIVLFSFSKINAMLYYLLINKTVSRDELSGLLWPDKSDKNAKKNLRNAIYQANKSLGMELIISPNKSLLMLNDTINFTSDVEQFTQDPETYYYLYKGEFLKGFYLKECEGFDFWVVRMKSFFEKKFVETVHRRIEQDIANGVNEHVEEVIEQLMFIDEFNEINYQYLMTFYQQQGRDNKVVDVYHKLSNLLKSELGVTPNKQTKAIYETSLERILSENTTNNQRFSSLFYGRSEELQQLSVNFAAFKSRQSYQSVVVRGEAGIGKSALINRAIDSVSDEFKVIETQCYQAEENHLLRPWKKIIDQLTVIIENQELIDPLVWQKVIRKVFPSFTQPFLEVISHGETEPYKEKMLSDLMIEAINKLSQQQQLIFLFDDIQWMDESSLDLLTTVMLHCHTNAMFMMSARSVERYPLDKFINTLKQSGKLAVINLEPFSYEETDGFIRKKLPHFDVTTTIVDNVYQHTEGNLFFLIEYVSLLNSNTNLNTMTVKMKDALRNRFLYLTEEEQELVSIISYFYDYALIDSLVFLTKKSSYDIVAMIESLVSKNILVEKAVGDKIATSFTHVKLREFVYMNQSLAKKRVLHHRIAEFLESQLKPGGNDILQYDTIAYHYKHGKDELSGLKYRLKYFEGYLGFYHELFPVEGQYGVDPFSFNKEWATEQFAKINQRLTQLSLDDKQTDLYNLLRLQYLYLEGRFLIKYGEYERGVANIQSVLIRARELNESSYLLNGYKQMIYYYIQINEPKEMIYYIELALDLSIRENNHQSIGILLRLKGLYHMMSGNNTVAEKLLKESINTFMLTDEISKKYSVSIAAAYNYLGEIRMNNGEYQDAVGTFEKAIDLCQSNQALSSLTIFYINVGVALFALENYEEAEIYFLKAEEIFSSLNFYWKRAKLDAYLSILYAQKNHMQKSQFYLTQGEKHAKRMGNCRDTGMIEYAKYINYHVYHHDAIDDFLPVETICEYLNDYQDAYEISKLKEIR; this is encoded by the coding sequence ATGGGAAATTATTTAAATTGTCGATTGTTTGGAACACCAGAAGTAAGTTTAGATGGTGAGATTGTTTTGTTTTCTTTTTCTAAAATCAATGCCATGCTTTATTATTTATTAATTAATAAAACCGTTAGTCGTGATGAATTATCAGGACTGTTATGGCCAGATAAGAGTGATAAGAATGCAAAAAAGAATCTTCGAAACGCCATTTATCAAGCAAATAAAAGTTTAGGTATGGAGCTAATTATTTCTCCAAATAAATCATTGTTAATGTTAAATGACACAATTAACTTCACAAGTGATGTGGAACAATTTACTCAGGATCCTGAAACATATTATTATCTTTATAAAGGTGAATTTTTGAAAGGGTTTTATTTAAAAGAATGTGAAGGATTTGATTTTTGGGTTGTTAGGATGAAAAGCTTTTTTGAGAAAAAGTTCGTTGAGACCGTTCATCGCCGCATAGAACAAGATATTGCCAATGGTGTGAATGAGCATGTGGAAGAAGTGATTGAACAATTAATGTTTATTGATGAATTTAATGAAATTAACTATCAGTATTTGATGACTTTTTATCAACAACAAGGCCGAGATAATAAAGTAGTAGATGTTTATCATAAGTTATCAAATTTGTTGAAATCAGAGCTTGGCGTGACACCAAATAAACAAACAAAAGCCATTTATGAAACGTCACTTGAACGGATTTTGTCAGAAAATACGACAAACAATCAACGTTTTTCATCACTATTTTATGGTCGTTCAGAAGAGTTACAACAATTATCAGTGAATTTTGCGGCTTTTAAAAGTCGTCAGTCTTATCAATCTGTGGTGGTTCGCGGTGAAGCAGGTATTGGAAAAAGTGCGTTGATAAATCGGGCGATAGATAGCGTATCAGATGAGTTTAAAGTCATCGAAACACAGTGCTATCAAGCAGAAGAAAATCATTTGTTACGTCCATGGAAAAAAATTATTGATCAATTGACGGTTATAATAGAAAATCAAGAATTAATCGATCCACTTGTTTGGCAAAAAGTGATTCGAAAAGTTTTTCCTAGTTTTACTCAGCCGTTTCTTGAAGTGATTTCGCATGGAGAGACAGAACCTTACAAGGAAAAGATGTTATCAGATTTGATGATAGAGGCTATTAATAAGTTATCTCAACAACAACAACTTATTTTCTTATTTGATGATATTCAGTGGATGGATGAATCCAGTTTAGATTTGTTGACGACTGTTATGCTACATTGCCATACAAATGCGATGTTTATGATGTCCGCTAGAAGTGTTGAGCGTTATCCATTGGACAAATTTATCAATACATTAAAACAGAGTGGTAAGTTAGCAGTTATCAATCTAGAGCCTTTCTCATATGAGGAAACAGATGGATTTATTCGCAAAAAATTGCCGCATTTTGATGTGACAACTACAATAGTCGACAATGTGTATCAACATACTGAAGGAAACTTATTTTTCCTAATTGAGTACGTGTCTTTGTTAAATAGTAATACGAATTTAAATACCATGACAGTGAAGATGAAAGATGCTTTACGAAATCGCTTTTTATATTTAACAGAAGAAGAACAAGAACTAGTGTCTATTATTTCTTATTTTTATGATTATGCTTTAATTGATAGTTTAGTGTTTTTAACAAAGAAGTCAAGCTATGATATCGTGGCGATGATTGAGAGTCTCGTATCAAAAAATATTTTGGTAGAAAAAGCCGTTGGAGATAAAATTGCGACAAGTTTTACTCATGTGAAGTTACGAGAATTTGTTTATATGAACCAATCTCTTGCTAAAAAACGTGTACTCCATCACCGAATCGCTGAATTTTTAGAATCGCAACTTAAACCTGGAGGCAATGATATTCTTCAGTATGACACGATAGCCTATCACTACAAACATGGAAAAGATGAATTAAGTGGTTTGAAATATCGTCTAAAATATTTTGAAGGGTACCTTGGTTTTTATCACGAGCTATTCCCAGTTGAAGGACAATACGGTGTGGATCCATTTAGTTTCAACAAAGAATGGGCAACAGAGCAATTTGCGAAAATAAATCAACGATTGACGCAACTTAGTCTAGATGACAAACAAACAGATTTGTATAACTTACTCAGACTTCAATATTTGTACCTGGAAGGTCGTTTTTTGATAAAATATGGAGAGTATGAGCGTGGTGTAGCAAACATTCAAAGCGTATTGATTAGAGCAAGAGAATTAAACGAAAGCTCTTATTTATTAAATGGGTATAAGCAAATGATTTATTATTATATTCAGATAAATGAACCTAAAGAGATGATTTATTACATAGAACTGGCTTTGGATTTGTCGATTCGAGAAAACAATCATCAATCAATCGGTATTTTATTACGTCTTAAGGGACTTTATCATATGATGAGCGGTAATAATACGGTGGCTGAAAAGTTACTAAAAGAGTCCATTAATACGTTTATGTTGACTGATGAAATCAGTAAAAAGTATTCAGTGAGCATTGCAGCAGCCTATAACTACTTAGGTGAAATACGGATGAATAATGGAGAGTACCAAGATGCTGTGGGTACGTTTGAAAAAGCCATTGATTTGTGTCAAAGTAATCAAGCACTCTCAAGTTTAACCATATTCTATATTAATGTTGGCGTGGCATTATTTGCTTTAGAAAATTATGAAGAAGCAGAAATCTATTTCCTAAAAGCAGAAGAAATTTTTTCTAGTCTAAATTTTTACTGGAAACGAGCTAAATTAGATGCATATCTTTCTATTTTGTATGCACAAAAGAATCATATGCAAAAATCTCAGTTTTATTTAACTCAAGGTGAAAAACACGCAAAACGGATGGGAAATTGTCGTGATACAGGCATGATAGAATACGCAAAATATATCAATTATCACGTGTACCATCATGACGCTATAGATGATTTTTTACCAGTTGAAACGATTTGTGAGTATTTAAATGACTACCAAGATGCTTATGAAATTAGTAAATTAAAAGAAATTAGATAA
- a CDS encoding urocanate hydratase has product MIKNTDISKAMTIKLPDVLPDMPKFEEGIRRAPDRGFRLTEAQTELALKNALRYVPEQFHDQVIPEFLEELKTRGRIYGYRWYPKERIYGKPIDEYKGKCTAAKAMQVMIDNNLDFDIALYPYELVTYGETGQVCSNWMQYQLIKRYLEEMTDEQTLVLESGHPLGLFASKKDAPRVIITNGLLVGEYDNIHDWEIAEQMGVTNYGQMTAGGWMYIGPQGIVHGTFNTLLNAGRLKLGIPDDGDLTGKLFITSGLGGMSGAQGKAGEIAKSVTIVAEVDRSRIDTRLEQGWISHVTETPEETMTLAKEYLDNKDSTSIAYHGNIVDLLEYVDKHDIHVDLLSDQTSCHNVYEGGYCPVGITFEERTRLLAEDQETFRKMIDDTLARHFNVIKSLTSKGTYFFDYGNSFMKAIYDTGIKEISKNGVDDKDGFIWPSYVEDIMGPMLFDYGYGPFRWVCLSRKHEDLMATDRAAMEVIDPTRRYQDRDNYNWIRDAEDNKLVVGTEARILYQDAMGRVNIALKFNEMVRRGEIGPVMIGRDHHDVSGTDSPFRETSNIKDGSNVTADMATQCYAGNAARGMSLIALHNGGGVGIGKSINGGFGLVLDGTELTDEIIKSAIAWDTMGGVARRSWARNDHAIETSMEYNEMRKGSDHITIPYLADEAKVKSAVSELFK; this is encoded by the coding sequence ATGATTAAAAATACTGATATTAGTAAAGCGATGACGATTAAATTACCAGATGTGTTACCAGATATGCCGAAATTTGAAGAAGGCATTCGTCGTGCCCCAGACAGAGGATTCCGTTTAACTGAAGCACAAACTGAATTAGCATTAAAAAATGCACTTCGTTATGTACCAGAACAATTTCATGATCAAGTGATTCCAGAATTCTTAGAAGAATTAAAAACAAGAGGTCGTATTTATGGCTATCGTTGGTATCCAAAAGAGCGCATCTATGGTAAACCAATAGATGAGTACAAAGGAAAATGCACTGCAGCTAAAGCAATGCAAGTTATGATTGATAATAACTTAGACTTTGACATTGCACTATATCCATATGAATTAGTGACTTATGGAGAAACAGGCCAAGTTTGTTCAAACTGGATGCAGTATCAATTAATTAAACGTTACCTAGAAGAGATGACTGATGAACAAACATTGGTTCTTGAATCAGGTCACCCATTAGGATTATTTGCTTCTAAAAAAGATGCTCCAAGAGTCATCATCACAAATGGTTTACTTGTTGGGGAATATGACAATATTCACGACTGGGAAATCGCAGAACAAATGGGTGTCACAAACTACGGACAAATGACTGCTGGAGGATGGATGTACATTGGTCCTCAAGGGATTGTACACGGAACATTTAATACATTATTAAATGCCGGTCGTTTGAAATTAGGAATTCCAGACGATGGAGATTTAACTGGAAAACTATTCATAACATCAGGTCTAGGTGGTATGAGTGGGGCTCAAGGTAAAGCTGGTGAGATTGCTAAATCAGTGACAATTGTGGCGGAAGTTGACCGCTCTCGTATCGATACTCGTTTAGAACAAGGATGGATTAGTCATGTGACTGAAACACCAGAAGAAACAATGACATTAGCTAAAGAATATTTAGATAACAAAGATTCAACATCTATTGCGTATCATGGTAATATTGTTGACTTACTTGAATATGTTGACAAACATGATATTCATGTTGATTTATTATCAGATCAAACATCTTGTCATAACGTATATGAAGGTGGCTATTGTCCAGTAGGTATTACATTTGAAGAAAGAACTCGTTTACTTGCTGAAGATCAAGAAACATTTAGAAAAATGATTGATGACACGTTGGCTCGTCACTTTAACGTGATTAAATCATTAACAAGTAAAGGAACTTACTTCTTTGACTATGGTAACTCATTTATGAAAGCTATCTATGATACAGGAATTAAAGAAATTTCTAAAAATGGTGTGGATGATAAAGATGGATTTATCTGGCCATCATACGTAGAAGACATTATGGGACCTATGTTATTTGATTATGGTTATGGTCCATTTAGATGGGTATGTTTATCACGTAAACATGAAGACTTAATGGCAACAGATAGAGCAGCTATGGAAGTAATCGATCCAACTCGTCGTTATCAAGACCGTGATAACTACAACTGGATTCGTGATGCTGAAGATAACAAATTAGTTGTTGGAACAGAAGCTCGTATACTATATCAAGATGCAATGGGCCGAGTGAATATTGCACTTAAATTTAACGAAATGGTTCGCCGTGGGGAAATTGGCCCTGTGATGATTGGTCGTGACCATCATGACGTATCTGGAACTGACTCTCCATTCCGTGAAACATCAAATATTAAAGACGGAAGTAATGTAACGGCTGATATGGCAACACAATGTTACGCTGGTAATGCCGCTCGTGGTATGAGTTTAATCGCTTTACATAACGGTGGTGGTGTTGGTATTGGTAAATCTATTAATGGTGGATTTGGTTTAGTATTAGATGGAACTGAATTAACAGACGAAATCATCAAATCTGCGATTGCATGGGACACTATGGGTGGCGTTGCTCGTCGTAGTTGGGCAAGAAATGACCATGCGATTGAAACATCAATGGAATACAATGAAATGAGAAAAGGATCAGATCATATTACCATTCCATATTTAGCTGATGAAGCGAAAGTAAAATCAGCAGTCAGTGAATTATTTAAATAA
- the purK gene encoding 5-(carboxyamino)imidazole ribonucleotide synthase codes for MTLLINPILPSKTVGIIGGGQLGQMMAQSAKEKGFVVGVLDPNDNCPAAQVCDFHIQASYDDVSAIKKLANQSDVLTYEFENVDSKVLEPYDNIGKLPQGLKLLKISQNRQFEKEFLVQHNIPVSPFEVIQSVDELKKALKVIGFPSVLKMIVGGYDGKGQIVLRSEDDIKDCQKLLKNATCILEKWVSFEKEISVIISNNKRQEISVFPVAENKHVNNILFTSIAPARISEACAKEAISLAKRISKELEACGTIAIEMFVTETEELVVNEIAPRPHNSGHYTIESCSASQFDTHILGICQWAMPNIKSFSDAVMVNLIGDEQTKAKQVVSEKNNWDFHFYGKKDEKPGRKMGHITILSNSISETLTEIQNQDIWQ; via the coding sequence GTGACTCTTTTGATTAATCCTATCTTGCCTTCGAAAACAGTTGGTATTATTGGTGGTGGACAACTTGGTCAAATGATGGCTCAAAGTGCAAAAGAAAAAGGATTTGTTGTCGGTGTACTTGATCCTAATGACAATTGTCCAGCTGCTCAAGTGTGTGATTTTCATATTCAAGCGTCATATGATGATGTATCGGCTATTAAGAAATTAGCTAATCAATCAGATGTTTTGACTTATGAATTTGAAAATGTTGATTCTAAAGTATTAGAACCATATGACAATATAGGCAAACTCCCTCAAGGATTGAAGCTATTAAAAATATCGCAAAATAGACAATTTGAAAAAGAATTTTTAGTTCAACATAATATCCCAGTTTCTCCATTTGAAGTCATTCAGTCAGTTGACGAATTAAAAAAAGCACTTAAAGTGATTGGGTTTCCAAGTGTACTGAAAATGATCGTTGGTGGGTACGATGGAAAAGGTCAAATTGTGTTGCGTAGTGAAGATGATATAAAAGACTGTCAAAAATTACTAAAAAATGCGACATGTATTTTGGAAAAATGGGTGTCGTTTGAAAAAGAAATCTCTGTGATTATTTCAAACAATAAACGTCAAGAGATTAGTGTGTTTCCTGTGGCAGAAAATAAGCATGTGAACAATATTTTGTTTACTAGCATCGCACCAGCTAGAATCAGTGAAGCATGTGCAAAAGAGGCTATATCACTAGCCAAGCGAATTAGTAAAGAACTTGAAGCATGTGGCACAATTGCGATTGAAATGTTTGTAACTGAGACAGAAGAATTGGTAGTCAATGAAATTGCACCAAGACCACATAATTCTGGTCATTACACGATAGAATCGTGTTCAGCAAGTCAGTTCGATACACATATATTAGGAATCTGCCAATGGGCAATGCCTAATATCAAAAGTTTTAGTGATGCAGTGATGGTGAACTTAATTGGAGACGAGCAAACTAAAGCAAAACAGGTTGTCTCTGAAAAAAATAATTGGGATTTTCATTTTTATGGAAAAAAAGATGAAAAACCAGGTAGAAAAATGGGTCACATTACGATATTATCAAATAGTATTTCAGAAACATTAACAGAAATTCAAAATCAAGATATTTGGCAATAA